atgtgggttcagggctcaggaaaggatgaaatttagagacagtttggtccggtgggctcgtggaagggagggaagtagcagaggcagctgatcggatttactcaatctcagtcacaaagaagttccacaagctcctcacacttcttgttggaggtgaggatggaagtgaccggggagagcgagagtacttcaaaaggaactaacttgtgtcagagatattaaaaagtttcaacactgcACATTTAACactaatctaatttatttgacttttagccagaatattagcccctgtaaatgagcatagacccaaatgaacatggttcagtcctgaatgtgagtaacagcaaaatccaatcacttcaGTTACTTGtggccttgttggtgtctcagcaggtgggatgaagtgccgaatcccttcccacacttggagcaggtgcacggtctctctccagtgtgaactcgctggtgcttccgcagtgcggatgactcagtgaatcccttcccacacttggagcaggtgaatggcctctccccagtgtgaattcgctggtgcttctgtaggttgaatgactgagtgaatcccttcccacacttggagcaggtgaatggcctctcccctgtgtgaatccgcTGATGGACAGCGaggtgagatgatcgtctgaaaccattcccgcagtgagagcacctaaacggtctctcatcagtgtgaacacgttgatggtgcatcagttctccagaacttttatagcaattCCCGCAGTCTGGGCATTGAAACGGCCTCTcatcagtgtgactgcgtcgatgagtttccagctgggatggggcagtgaatcctttcccacagtcctcacatttccatggtttctcctcagtgtgactgcatttgtggttgGTGAGGCCTGATGATAgagcgaatcctcgtccacacaaacAAATcaggtacggtttctccccactgtgaacaatgttttttccttccatgttcaaaatccgctgatattcaggatatgataaattgaggactctgtcagatcctgatgtgatgtttggtttgagtttccggactttcaATCCTCCCCtttgaacaccctgtgaaactgatttaaaaacagaaaatagggaatgagagagaacccacaaaaacacaaaggcacgttgtgaaattgagctgaatgaatctggctgCTTGTGGGGACGGCACtgagaaaaagtgaccatgaaaacagctggattgtcataaaaacccaactgacctctttgggaggagagagaaagaggtgaagagggatcttGTATATCTACACGACATATTAACATTTGCTTTGCCACATATTAGTTAGCAAAGCAAATTctaccttgagcttcataaacagtaatattgatactgaaactatgcttctggtggcacagtgattagcactgctacctcacagcgccagggacccgggttcaattccggccttggtgactgtgtggagtttgaactttctccccgtgtctgcgtgtgtttccacccggtgctcaggtttcctctaacAGTCCAAAGAAGAGAAAGTGAGGtgtattggccttgataaattgcccgttagtgtccaggttaggtggggctatggggttacagggacagggtagggatgtgggcctgggcagggtgccctttcagagaatcggtgcagacttgatgggccgaatggcctccttctgcactgtaggaattctatggttctaattctattctatgaatctttataaagctctggtcaccacgctTCAGGAAGGTTGTGAAggttcttgagaaggtgcagaggagatttaccagaatggttccagcaaaggaggttgaggggagatttgattcaggtacacaagattatcgggtgggcacgggagcaataggtcagaacgtgagagcattgagggagaactagagaaGAGGGAcattggggctctgaggcagagcagacagggagatgttgctgaacacagcgggtctggtggcctgaagtgcatatgttttaatgcaagaagtattacgggtaaggcagatgaacttagagcttggattagtacttggaactatgatgttgttgccattacagagacctggttaagggaagggcaggattggcagctaaacgttccaggatttagatgtttcaggcgggatagagggggatgtaaaaggagaggcggagttgcgctattggttagggagaatatcacagctgtactgcgggaggacacctcagagggcagtgaggctatattggtagagatcaggaataagaagggtgcagtcataatgttgggggtttactacaggcctcccaacagccagcgggagatagaggagcagataggtagacagattgtggaaaagagtaaaaacaacagggttgtggtgatgggagacctcaagttccccaatattgactgggactcgcttcgtgccaggggcttagacggggcagagtttgtaaggagcatccaggagggcttcttaaaacaatatgtagacagtccaactagggaaggggcggtactggacctggtattggggaatgagcccggccaggtggtagatgtttcagtaggggagcatttcggtaacagtgaccacaattcagtaatttttaaagtactggtggacaaggataagagtggtcctaggatgaatgtgctaaattgggggaaggctaattataacaatattaggcgggaactgaagaacctagattgggggtggatgtttgagggcaaatcaacatctgacatgtgggaggctttcaagtggcagttgaaaggaattcaggaccggcatgttcctgtgaggatgaaggataaatatggcaattttcgggaaccttggataacgagagatattgtaggcctcgtcaaaaagaaaaaggaagcatttgtcagggttaaaaggctgggaaaagacaaagcctgcgtggaatataaggaaagtatgaaggaacttaagcaaggagtcaggagggctagaaggggtcacgaaaagtcattggcaaatagggttaaggaaaatcccaaggctttttacacgtacataaaaagcaagagggtagccagggaaagggttggcccactgaaggataggcaagggaatctatgtgtggagccagaggaaatgggcgaggtactcaatgaatactttgcatcagtattcaccaaagagaaggaattggtagatgctgagtctggagatgggtgtgtagatagcctgggtcacattgagatccaaaaagacgaggtgttgggtgtcttaaaaaatattaaggtagataagtccccagggcctgatgggatctaccccagaatactgaaggaggctggagaggaaattgctgaggccttgacagaaatctttggatcctcactgtcttcaggggatgtcccggaggactggagaatagccaatgttgttcctctgtttaagaagggtagcaaggataatccagggaactacaggccggtgagccttacttcattggtagagaaattactggagagaattcttcgagacaggatctactcccatttggaagcaaatggaagtattagtgagaggcagcatgattttgtgaaggggaggttgtgtctcactaacttgatagagtttttcgaggaggttactaagatgattgatgcaggtagggcagtggatgttgtcgatatggacttcagtaaggcctttgacaaggtccctcatggtagactagtacaaaaggtgaagtcacactggatcaggggtgagctggcaaggtggatacagaactggctaggtcatagaaggcagagagtagcaatggaaggatgcttttttaattggagggctgtgaccagtggtgttccacagggatcagtgctgggacctttgctgtttgtagtatatataaatgatttggaggaaaatgtaactggtctgattagtaagtttgcagacgataaaaaggttggtggaattgcggatagcgatgaggactgtcagaggatacagcaggatttagattgtttggagacttgggcggagagatggcagatgggagtttaatccgtatccgtgacgaatgtgatataaaatagttactttagagttactagttaatgtaatgtagaaataagccactttgatttttgcagttagggacaaaggaatttgagaccgcatggaaaaagcaggaagaggtgtgtctatgagggtgatgcttcattgataggggccagagaaagggattggaagtgagccaatcagaatagatcgaacaggtcaggagggacataggctgacctatgtccgtcgagtatgtgaaacttgataccatttgaactgattttgcagagatccctttgtctgttagttcagtcgttttctggaatgaaagaggctggatgtctcttacatttctgtaagatgattaagcttgcaagctaaataaataacttctgtttacgtgcgaatccgtctcaacctttattgaggccagactgaaagagaaagaaatttggagatcaacatccgtagttaggccacacttggagtatagtgttcaattctggtctccacactaccagaaggatgtggaggctttagagagggtgcagaagagatttaccagaatgttgcctggtatggtgggcattagctatgaggagcggttgaataaactcggtttgttctcactggaacgaaggaggttgaggggcgacctgatagaggtctacaaaattatgaggggcatagacagagtggatagtcagaggcttttccccggggtagaggggtcaattactagggggcataggtttaaggtgagaggggcaaggtttagagtagatgtatgaggcaagttttttacgcagagggtagtgggtgcctggaacccgctaccggaggtggtggtggaagcagggacgatagcgacatttaaggggcatcttgacaaatacatgaataggatgggaatagagggatacggacccaggaagtgtagaagattgtagtttagtcgggcagcatggtctgcacgggcttggagggccgaagggcctgttcctgtgctgtacatttctttgttctttgttgtattacgccaggtttccatcgggtggacgaagaaactctgtttccattcactgatcgtacaagcagtcgggatacagatttaaagttttgggtaaaacctggattgaactatacaggatcctgaggggtcttgacagggtggatgtggagaggatgtttcctcttatgggagaatctagaacgagggcatcactgttgcaaaataaggggtcgcccatttcagatggagatgaggattttttattctcttaagggttgtaagactttggaactcacttccttaaaaggcagtggaagcagagtccttgaatatttttaaggcagagttggatagattcttgatgggtaaggggtgaaaggtcatcagaggtaggcaggaatgtggagttgaggttagaatgagatcagccgcaatcttattgaatgctgagcaggctcgaggggccgagtggcctgttccgagtttgtatgtaaaaggtacaggagatatgaggtgtctgagatgtatgtttttacacagcgagcggcaatgacctgaaacttgctgcctatgagggagttcgaaaatagacacaatgaatgatttgatttcaaaaggaaattggatagacatctgagggaaataaagctgcgaggatacagggatagagcaggagaatggcactgactggattgccccaGTGAGCTAGCatggtctcaatgggccgaatgccctttgtgccatcatgtctctgcctcctttgtgtaatctagttttgtaatttaaccccggggggttcagatatcactcaggtaaatctgtgctacactccctccgaggccattctatccttcctcaggtttattgcccagaactgaacacagttctccaggtttggtctaaccagggtttgtgaatctcggggcttttccagtcacactgagacctgaaatcttccctcacagacagaacagacaaaccttttaccttccacacccagatgctgctgatattcaggttctgatgaatcgggtgactctgtcagatcgcgatgtgacgtttggtttggttTTCCTGTCTGTTCAAACTCCACTTCcattatcctgtaaatttacagaaacctcactgtcagtttaggatagaaattcacaacattcactCCTcgtcaactttgattaaatgtattcctggaggtttaatcacatgacctgccccccatcctccagccattaatcggttaacacatccatccttgcgacacactgccttcctcggccaattgggaagcaaaaggactcattaccttacaggacagtgtttgactgtcagccaaacaacctttatcccattttcaatatttttatatccactgaacagaaatgttcaaagaaaattacaaaaaaaTCTTCTTTACTGTCCCAATGATTTCCCAAAGACCCCAAAATCATTCTGACTGTCCCAATGATTTCCCAGACACGAATCTCACCAAgacagaaggttaaatttgaattcatttaaGTCTACTGAAGACCCTGAAACCCTcaattgttgcaaagacccatctggttcactgatgtccttcagtgaaggaaatcttctatccttacctggtctggcctacatgtgactccagatccacagtcagcttgttgactcttaaaatgccctgagatgccctcagttcaagggcaattagggatgggcagtgaatgctggcccagccagcgacgcccacatcccgtgaataattggaaaacaaaatttccatttcacctggtctggccgacatgattccaaaccacagcaatgtggttgactctttaaatgccctccgagatggccgagcaagccgctcagttcaagggaaattagggatgggcaataaatgttggaccaGCCAGTGACTCCGaataaaataaaatcctggagactccagtcagtcaatccgggagagttggcatccggtccaggctggcagcgcatgcgccctgcggcaccttgttctctgtaaagatggcggccggtaacccgggcctgtcaccgctcagctctcactctgttcagtgctgtttaagacgggatgGTTAACATTTTattcgggagttgaagcctccatggggtatttatgaagcctccccggCCATCCACCGGATCCATTCCTgaaagtcgctcgattgtttctttcccgcCCCTCGCACCGTCAGCGACAATCTGAACCGCGCATGCGCCAGTCACGGCCCGAACGCGCAtgctccagtcacagccggactctgcgcATGTGCGCGGAAGTCCTATGatgtggatagagcacattctcaTCTGCAACGCTGTTACTGGGTGTGATTGACAACAGACCAAACACGGACAGTGAGATGTCAATGTGTTGGGGTCTGAGCAGGTTCAGGTGAACAGTGATTTTTGTCTTCCTGGACAGAACAGTTAAACTACCCCTCGCCAATAACAATGTGCTGAAATTGGATCAAATGGCCTGGGCATTTAAAGTTGTAGTGTTAACCAGTGGGAAAACTGAGGAAATCCCTTTGCACACATGACGTGTGTGAGTGATCTCCCTCTGAACTGCTCCTGAACTGCACATTAGATTAATTAATGACTAACTCATATTTATTCTTatccagtggaaacatcttccacttgtctatcatatcaaacctgttcataatcttacaggatcaggtcatccttcattccCTTTTCCAGAGAAAAGGTTTACATCCTGTCCAATCTTTCTTGTCGGGTATAACCTGCAAGTTCAGACATAATTCAAATATCTTTTCCTGCATCTTCTCCAGTCTTTCTAGATCCATTTTACAATATGGAGACTTTAACTAATCTGAGCAGCAAACTCACCGTT
This portion of the Scyliorhinus torazame isolate Kashiwa2021f chromosome 5, sScyTor2.1, whole genome shotgun sequence genome encodes:
- the LOC140421563 gene encoding uncharacterized protein isoform X2, with protein sequence MEVEFEQTGKPNQTSHRDLTESPDSSEPEYQQHLGVEVSQGVQRGGLKVRKLKPNITSGSDRVLNLSYPEYQRILNMEGKNIVHSGEKPYLICLCGRGFALSSGLTNHKCSHTEEKPWKCEDCGKGFTAPSQLETHRRSHTDERPFQCPDCGNCYKSSGELMHHQRVHTDERPFRCSHCGNGFRRSSHLAVHQRIHTGERPFTCSKCGKGFTQSFNLQKHQRIHTGERPFTCSKCGKGFTESSALRKHQRVHTGERPCTCSKCGKGFGTSSHLLRHQQGHK
- the LOC140421563 gene encoding uncharacterized protein isoform X1, which gives rise to MLRRSDPARIMEVEFEQTGKPNQTSHRDLTESPDSSEPEYQQHLGVEVSQGVQRGGLKVRKLKPNITSGSDRVLNLSYPEYQRILNMEGKNIVHSGEKPYLICLCGRGFALSSGLTNHKCSHTEEKPWKCEDCGKGFTAPSQLETHRRSHTDERPFQCPDCGNCYKSSGELMHHQRVHTDERPFRCSHCGNGFRRSSHLAVHQRIHTGERPFTCSKCGKGFTQSFNLQKHQRIHTGERPFTCSKCGKGFTESSALRKHQRVHTGERPCTCSKCGKGFGTSSHLLRHQQGHK